One region of Acidimicrobiia bacterium genomic DNA includes:
- the allB gene encoding allantoinase AllB encodes MPRRAVPTAHRSTRVLVGEELTAATVVIEDGLIAAVLRHDDDGGVAVADHGDLVISPALVDTHVHVNDPGRTEWEGFETATAAAAAGGIAVIVDMPLNSVPPTTTVAGLHAKRSAASNVSVDVGFWGGIVPGNLGQVKALGEEGVFGFKAFLVESGVDEFGCIGLGELDDALEAVAAVGLPLLVHAEAPGPLAAAPPAGRDYPSYLASRPAEAETEAIAAVIESVRRTGGRAHILHLSAADALPLLESARGDGLPITVETCPHYLTFCSDDIRGEACEFKCAPPIRDAENRERLWEGLAAGTIDMVVSDHSPCSPSLKQGGFDRAWGGIASLELRLPIMWTEAANRGFGLADVVRWTATAPADFAAIPGGLVEPGRRADLVIWDPDAGRVVDGDRLFQRHPVTPYAGRNLQGEISATLVRGKVVFGDGQVTTGTGNLLERR; translated from the coding sequence ATGCCACGTCGCGCGGTTCCCACAGCCCATCGCAGCACTCGGGTCCTCGTTGGTGAAGAACTGACCGCCGCCACCGTGGTGATCGAGGACGGACTCATCGCCGCGGTGCTCCGCCACGACGACGACGGCGGCGTAGCGGTCGCCGACCATGGCGATCTCGTGATCTCGCCGGCGCTCGTCGACACCCACGTTCATGTGAACGACCCGGGGCGAACCGAGTGGGAGGGCTTCGAGACGGCCACCGCGGCCGCAGCCGCCGGTGGGATCGCCGTCATCGTGGACATGCCGCTCAACAGCGTTCCTCCGACGACGACGGTCGCCGGGCTCCACGCGAAGCGGTCCGCGGCTTCCAACGTGTCGGTGGATGTCGGGTTCTGGGGTGGCATCGTCCCCGGCAATCTCGGGCAGGTGAAAGCCCTCGGCGAGGAGGGAGTGTTCGGGTTCAAGGCCTTTCTCGTCGAATCGGGGGTCGACGAGTTCGGATGCATCGGGCTCGGCGAGCTCGACGACGCACTCGAGGCAGTCGCCGCGGTCGGTCTTCCGCTACTCGTCCACGCCGAGGCCCCCGGACCGCTCGCCGCCGCGCCACCGGCTGGTCGTGACTACCCGTCGTATCTGGCCTCGCGCCCGGCCGAGGCGGAAACGGAGGCGATCGCCGCCGTGATCGAATCGGTCCGCCGCACCGGCGGGCGCGCCCACATCCTCCACCTCTCGGCCGCCGACGCTCTCCCCCTCCTCGAGTCTGCCCGCGGCGACGGGCTGCCGATCACCGTCGAAACCTGCCCGCACTACCTCACCTTCTGCTCGGACGACATCCGAGGTGAAGCCTGTGAGTTCAAGTGCGCCCCACCCATTCGGGACGCCGAGAACCGCGAACGCCTGTGGGAAGGCCTTGCGGCCGGGACCATCGACATGGTGGTCAGCGACCACTCGCCGTGCTCTCCCAGCCTCAAGCAAGGTGGGTTCGACCGCGCCTGGGGTGGCATCGCTTCGCTCGAGTTGCGGCTGCCGATCATGTGGACCGAAGCGGCAAACCGGGGATTCGGTCTCGCCGACGTCGTCCGGTGGACCGCCACCGCACCAGCGGACTTCGCCGCCATCCCCGGCGGTCTGGTGGAGCCGGGCCGACGCGCCGACCTGGTGATCTGGGATCCCGATGCCGGGCGGGTCGTCGACGGCGACAGACTGTTCCAGCGACACCCCGTCACTCCCTACGCCGGACGCAACCTCCAGGGCGAGATTTCGGCCACACTGGTCCGGGGCAAAGTGGTCTTCGGCGACGGACAGGTGACCACCGGCACCGGGAATCTGCTGGAGCGGAGATGA